The DNA region TCACTTTCAGAAATATATGTACCGGGAATCTTACTTTACCACTTCATGTAAAGAGAAACGAGTCAAAAACAAACAGACAAGAAACCAGCAGTCATGATCTGAGATCACATCATGCAGGAAATGCAAAGCTCTCCTGTGTCCAATGAGGAGGATCCATCACAGCACATGGGTCTGATTTCTCAAAATCCCCAACCTACATTGAAAATCATTGAACATAGCAAGGGCAATGTAAATTACCATTCAAAAACTTTTGTACATACGGGCATGCAATTATTGAAAGAAAGGGAACAGGAATGACCCGATACCTTTTCCTTGCAGCTAGAGCAGTAGTGATATTTATGCCAGAGGCAATCCATTGAAGGACAAAGAAAGCAAACTCCAAGCATCATTGGCATCATGCAACCGACAACAGCTGCCAAACTCGGCTTAGATCTATATTCCACATGAAATATCATAATGAGAGAGGTCGACCAAAAAAGTATACCACTTCCtgctattattaaaaaaataaacaaaatttaaagtttAGTAACATTTGTTTTTTATAGGTAACATAACAAAAAGCcagtaaaatttaaaacactatTGTCAATTTTGATTCATTGAATATTCTTCAATTTTGCACTCCAAGGAAAGATGGGTATTAAGACCATTTATTGAAGTCCACATATATCATGGCAAACGAATGTGAAGCAGCACCGGTGAAAAG from Carya illinoinensis cultivar Pawnee chromosome 6, C.illinoinensisPawnee_v1, whole genome shotgun sequence includes:
- the LOC122312483 gene encoding GSH-induced LITAF domain protein-like; the protein is MSQADEPVVGVPLYVGHNPYQDGTVPPNAVYGDPKGIPIQQTIFRDTPAPINCVYCGDSGMTTVRSKPSLAAVVGCMMPMMLGVCFLCPSMDCLWHKYHYCSSCKEKVGDFEKSDPCAVMDPPHWTQESFAFPA